In Dromaius novaehollandiae isolate bDroNov1 chromosome 4, bDroNov1.hap1, whole genome shotgun sequence, a single genomic region encodes these proteins:
- the PCDH7 gene encoding protocadherin-7 isoform X4: protein MRKMRTLLGFVHCCCCCCFLLLLPPPLWVSLAAAKQLLRYRLAEEGPADIRIGNVASDLGIVTGSGEVTFSLESGSDYLKIDNMTGELSTTERRIDREKLPQCQMIFDENECFLDFEVSVIGPSQSWVDLFEGRVIILDINDNTPTFPSPVLTLTVEENRPVGTLYLLPTATDRDFGRNGIERYELLQEPGGDGARRGGGGGGGGGGGGAASAAAESALYPGGSKRRQEADGAARSSVFELQVADTLDGEKQPQLIVKGALDREQRDSYELSLRVRDGGDPARSSQAILRVLITDVNDNSPRFEKSVYEADLAENSSPGTPILQLRAADLDVGVNGQIEYVFGAATESVRRLLRLDETSGWLSVLHRIDREEVNQLRFTVMARDRGQPPKTDKATVVLNIRDENDNVPTIDIRKIGRIPLRDGVASVAEDVLVDTPIALVQVSDRDQGENGVVTCTVVGDVPFQLKPASEGEGEPQNKRKYFLHTSAPLDYEAVRDYNVVIVAVDSGSPSLSSNNSLLVRVGDTNDNPPVFSQAVLEVSFPENNLPGERVATVVATDADSGKNAEITYSLEPLPLSSEAPGGIFSIDPDSGDVSVQAVLDREQRDTYEFQVTARDKGVPSLQGSTTVVVRVADRNDNEPRFMQDVFTFYVKENLQPNSPVGMVTVMDFDKGRNAELSLSIQPGEHDQAAGIFSIENDTGTIYSTVSFDREQQTSYTFKVKAVDGGEPPRSATATVSLFVMDENDNAPTVTFPSNSSYTVLPPSSNLRTVVATVVATDADTGLNADLNYSIVGGNPFKLFEIDPASGVVSLVGKLAPKHYGLHRLVVQVNDSGQPPQSTTALLHVFVNESLSNATVVESQVARSLHTPLAQDIAGDPSYELSKQRLSIVIGVVAGIMTVILLILVVVMARYCRSKGKHGYEAGKKDHEDFFTPQPHDKAKKPKKDKKGKKGKQPLYSSIVTVEASKPNGQRYDSVNEKLSDSPSMGRYRSVNGGPGSPDLARHYKSSSPLPTVQLHPQSPTAGKKHQAVQELPPANTFVGAGDNISIGSDHCSEYSCQASSKYSKQIHGLYQM, encoded by the coding sequence ATGAGGAAGATGCGGACTCTCCTTGGCTTtgtgcattgctgctgctgctgctgcttcttgctcctcctgcctccgccGCTCTGGGTCAGCCTGGCGGCGGCCAAGCAGCTCCTGAGGTACCGGCTGGCCGAGGAGGGACCCGCCGACATCCGCATCGGCAACGTGGCTTCCGACCTGGGTATCGTGACGGGCTCCGGCGAGGTGACATTCAGCCTGGAATCGGGCTCCGACTACCTCAAGATCGATAACATGACCGGGGAGCTGAGCACCACGGAGCGGCGCATCGACCGCGAGAAGCTGCCGCAGTGCCAGATGATCTTCGACGAGAACGAGTGTTTCCTGGACTTCGAGGTGTCGGTCATCGGCCCCTCGCAGAGCTGGGTGGACCTCTTCGAGGGCCGGGTCATCATCCTGGACATCAACGACAACACCCCCACCTTCCCTTCCCCCGTCCTCACGCTCACCGTGGAGGAGAACCGGCCCGTGGGGACCCTCTACCTGCTTCCCACCGCCACCGACAGGGACTTCGGCCGCAACGGCATCGAGCGCTACGAGCTGCTGCAGGAGCCCGGCGGGgacggcgcccggcgcggcggcggcggcggcggcggcggcggcggggggggggcggcttcCGCGGCCGCCGAGAGCGCCCTCTACCCCGGCGGCAGCAAGCGGCGGCAGGAGGCGGACGGGGCGGCCCGGAGCAGCGTGTTCGAGCTGCAGGTGGCCGACACCCTCGACGGGGAGAAGCAGCCGCAGCTGATCGTCAAGGGGGCCCTGGACCGGGAGCAGCGGGACTCCTACGAGCTGAGCCTCCGCGTGAGGGACGGCGGCGACCCGGCCCGCTCCTCGCAGGCTATCCTGCGGGTGCTGATCACCGACGTGAACGACAACAGCCCCCGCTTCGAGAAGAGCGTCTACGAGGCAGACCTGGCGGAGAACAGcagccccgggacccccatcctgcagctgcgAGCTGCCGACCTGGACGTGGGGGTGAACGGGCAGATCGAGTACGTCTTCGGGGCGGCCACCGAGTCCGTGCGGCGCCTGCTGCGGCTGGACGAGACCTCGGGCTGGCTCAGCGTCCTGCACCGCATCGACCGCGAGGAGGTGAACCAGCTTCGCTTCACCGTCATGGCCCGGGACCGCGGCCAGCCCCCCAAGACAGACAAGGCCACGGTGGTGCTGAACATCCGCGACGAGAACGACAACGTGCCCACCATCGACATCCGGAAAATCGGGCGCATCCCGCTGCGGGACGGCGTGGCCAGCGTGGCCGAGGACGTGCTGGTGGACACTCCTATCGCACTGGTGCAGGTGTCGGACCGGGACCAGGGCGAGAACGGCGTGGTGACCTGCACCGTGGTGGGGGACGTGCCCTTCCAGCTCAAGCCGGCCAGCGAGGGCGAGGGGGAGCCGCAGAACAAGCGCAAGTACTTCCTGCACACCTCGGCCCCGCTGGACTACGAGGCTGTCCGCGACTACAACGTGGTGATCGTGGCCGTGGACTcgggcagccccagcctgtcCAGCAACAACTCCTTGCTGGTGCGGGTCGGGGACACTAATGACAACCCTCCCGTGTTCAGCCAGGCCGTGCTGGAGGTCTCCTTCCCGGAGAACAACTTGCCCGGCGAGAGAGTGGCCACGGTGGTCGCCACGGACGCGGACAGCGGCAAGAACGCCGAGATCACCTACTCCCTGGAGCCTTTGCCCCTCTCCTCGGAGGCGCCGGGCGGCATCTTCAGCATCGACCCGGACTCGGGCGACGTGTCGGTGCAGGCGGTGCTGGACCGCGAGCAGCGCGACACCTACGAGTTCCAGGTGACGGCGCGGGACAAGGGGGTGCCGTCGCTGCAGGGCTCCACCACGGTGGTGGTGCGGGTGGCGGACCGCAACGACAACGAGCCGCGCTTCATGCAGGACGTGTTCACTTTCTACGTGAAGGAGAACCTGCAGCCCAACAGCCCGGTGGGCATGGTGACCGTGATGGACTTCGACAAGGGCCGCAACGCCGAGCTCAGCCTCTCCATCCAGCCGGGCGAGCACGACCAGGCAGCCGGCATCTTCTCCATCGAGAACGACACCGGCACCATTTACTCCACCGTCTCCTTCGACCGGGAGCAGCAGACCAGCTACACTTTCAAGGTGAAGGCGGTGGACGGAGGCgagccgccgcgctccgccaCCGCCACCGTCTCCCTCTTCGTGATGGAcgagaacgacaacgcgcccACCGTCACCTTCCCCAGCAACAGCTCCTACACCGTGCTGCCGCCCTCCAGCAACCTGCGCACCGTGGTGGCCACCGTGGTGGCCACCGACGCCGACACCGGCCTCAACGCCGACCTCAACTACAGCATCGTCGGGGGCAACCCCTTCAAGCTCTTCGAGATCGACCCGGCCAGCGGCGTGGTGTCGCTGGTGGGCAAGCTGGCCCCCAAGCACTACGGCCTGCACCGCCTGGTGGTGCAGGTCAACGACAGCGGGCAGCCGCCGCAGTCCACCACCGCCCTGCTCCACGTCTTCGTCAACGAGAGCCTCTCCAACGCCACCGTGGTGGAGAGCCAGGTGGCCCGCAGCCTCCACACGCCCCTGGCCCAGGACATCGCCGGGGACCCCAGCTACGAGCTGAGCAAGCAGCGGCTCAGCATCGTCATCGGCGTGGTGGCCGGCATCATGACCGTCATCCTCCTCATCCTGGTGGTGGTCATGGCCCGCTACTGCCGCTCCAAGGGCAAACACGGCTACGAGGCCGGCAAGAAGGACCACGAGGACTTCTTCACCCCGCAGCCGCACGACAAGGCCAAGAAGCCcaagaaggacaagaagggcaagaagggcaAGCAGCCCCTCTACAGCAGCATCGTCACCGTGGAGGCCTCCAAGCCCAACGGGCAGCGCTACGACAGCGTCAACGAGAAGCTCTCGGACAGCCCCAGCATGGGGCGGTACCGCTCGGTCAAcggcggcccgggcagccccgacCTGGCGCGGCACTACAAGTCCAGCTCGCCGCTGCCCACCGTCCAGCTGCACCCGCAGTCCCCCACCGCCGGGAAAAAGCACCAGGCCGTGCAGGAACTGCCCCCGGCCAACACCTTCGTGGGCGCCGGCGACAACATCTCCATCGGCTCGGACCACTGCTCCGAGTACAGCTGTcaggccagcagcaagtacagCAAGCAG
- the PCDH7 gene encoding protocadherin-7 isoform X5: protein MRKMRTLLGFVHCCCCCCFLLLLPPPLWVSLAAAKQLLRYRLAEEGPADIRIGNVASDLGIVTGSGEVTFSLESGSDYLKIDNMTGELSTTERRIDREKLPQCQMIFDENECFLDFEVSVIGPSQSWVDLFEGRVIILDINDNTPTFPSPVLTLTVEENRPVGTLYLLPTATDRDFGRNGIERYELLQEPGGDGARRGGGGGGGGGGGGAASAAAESALYPGGSKRRQEADGAARSSVFELQVADTLDGEKQPQLIVKGALDREQRDSYELSLRVRDGGDPARSSQAILRVLITDVNDNSPRFEKSVYEADLAENSSPGTPILQLRAADLDVGVNGQIEYVFGAATESVRRLLRLDETSGWLSVLHRIDREEVNQLRFTVMARDRGQPPKTDKATVVLNIRDENDNVPTIDIRKIGRIPLRDGVASVAEDVLVDTPIALVQVSDRDQGENGVVTCTVVGDVPFQLKPASEGEGEPQNKRKYFLHTSAPLDYEAVRDYNVVIVAVDSGSPSLSSNNSLLVRVGDTNDNPPVFSQAVLEVSFPENNLPGERVATVVATDADSGKNAEITYSLEPLPLSSEAPGGIFSIDPDSGDVSVQAVLDREQRDTYEFQVTARDKGVPSLQGSTTVVVRVADRNDNEPRFMQDVFTFYVKENLQPNSPVGMVTVMDFDKGRNAELSLSIQPGEHDQAAGIFSIENDTGTIYSTVSFDREQQTSYTFKVKAVDGGEPPRSATATVSLFVMDENDNAPTVTFPSNSSYTVLPPSSNLRTVVATVVATDADTGLNADLNYSIVGGNPFKLFEIDPASGVVSLVGKLAPKHYGLHRLVVQVNDSGQPPQSTTALLHVFVNESLSNATVVESQVARSLHTPLAQDIAGDPSYELSKQRLSIVIGVVAGIMTVILLILVVVMARYCRSKGKHGYEAGKKDHEDFFTPQPHDKAKKPKKDKKGKKGKQPLYSSIVTVEASKPNGQRYDSVNEKLSDSPSMGRYRSVNGGPGSPDLARHYKSSSPLPTVQLHPQSPTAGKKHQAVQELPPANTFVGAGDNISIGSDHCSEYSCQASSKYSKQIAC, encoded by the coding sequence ATGAGGAAGATGCGGACTCTCCTTGGCTTtgtgcattgctgctgctgctgctgcttcttgctcctcctgcctccgccGCTCTGGGTCAGCCTGGCGGCGGCCAAGCAGCTCCTGAGGTACCGGCTGGCCGAGGAGGGACCCGCCGACATCCGCATCGGCAACGTGGCTTCCGACCTGGGTATCGTGACGGGCTCCGGCGAGGTGACATTCAGCCTGGAATCGGGCTCCGACTACCTCAAGATCGATAACATGACCGGGGAGCTGAGCACCACGGAGCGGCGCATCGACCGCGAGAAGCTGCCGCAGTGCCAGATGATCTTCGACGAGAACGAGTGTTTCCTGGACTTCGAGGTGTCGGTCATCGGCCCCTCGCAGAGCTGGGTGGACCTCTTCGAGGGCCGGGTCATCATCCTGGACATCAACGACAACACCCCCACCTTCCCTTCCCCCGTCCTCACGCTCACCGTGGAGGAGAACCGGCCCGTGGGGACCCTCTACCTGCTTCCCACCGCCACCGACAGGGACTTCGGCCGCAACGGCATCGAGCGCTACGAGCTGCTGCAGGAGCCCGGCGGGgacggcgcccggcgcggcggcggcggcggcggcggcggcggcggggggggggcggcttcCGCGGCCGCCGAGAGCGCCCTCTACCCCGGCGGCAGCAAGCGGCGGCAGGAGGCGGACGGGGCGGCCCGGAGCAGCGTGTTCGAGCTGCAGGTGGCCGACACCCTCGACGGGGAGAAGCAGCCGCAGCTGATCGTCAAGGGGGCCCTGGACCGGGAGCAGCGGGACTCCTACGAGCTGAGCCTCCGCGTGAGGGACGGCGGCGACCCGGCCCGCTCCTCGCAGGCTATCCTGCGGGTGCTGATCACCGACGTGAACGACAACAGCCCCCGCTTCGAGAAGAGCGTCTACGAGGCAGACCTGGCGGAGAACAGcagccccgggacccccatcctgcagctgcgAGCTGCCGACCTGGACGTGGGGGTGAACGGGCAGATCGAGTACGTCTTCGGGGCGGCCACCGAGTCCGTGCGGCGCCTGCTGCGGCTGGACGAGACCTCGGGCTGGCTCAGCGTCCTGCACCGCATCGACCGCGAGGAGGTGAACCAGCTTCGCTTCACCGTCATGGCCCGGGACCGCGGCCAGCCCCCCAAGACAGACAAGGCCACGGTGGTGCTGAACATCCGCGACGAGAACGACAACGTGCCCACCATCGACATCCGGAAAATCGGGCGCATCCCGCTGCGGGACGGCGTGGCCAGCGTGGCCGAGGACGTGCTGGTGGACACTCCTATCGCACTGGTGCAGGTGTCGGACCGGGACCAGGGCGAGAACGGCGTGGTGACCTGCACCGTGGTGGGGGACGTGCCCTTCCAGCTCAAGCCGGCCAGCGAGGGCGAGGGGGAGCCGCAGAACAAGCGCAAGTACTTCCTGCACACCTCGGCCCCGCTGGACTACGAGGCTGTCCGCGACTACAACGTGGTGATCGTGGCCGTGGACTcgggcagccccagcctgtcCAGCAACAACTCCTTGCTGGTGCGGGTCGGGGACACTAATGACAACCCTCCCGTGTTCAGCCAGGCCGTGCTGGAGGTCTCCTTCCCGGAGAACAACTTGCCCGGCGAGAGAGTGGCCACGGTGGTCGCCACGGACGCGGACAGCGGCAAGAACGCCGAGATCACCTACTCCCTGGAGCCTTTGCCCCTCTCCTCGGAGGCGCCGGGCGGCATCTTCAGCATCGACCCGGACTCGGGCGACGTGTCGGTGCAGGCGGTGCTGGACCGCGAGCAGCGCGACACCTACGAGTTCCAGGTGACGGCGCGGGACAAGGGGGTGCCGTCGCTGCAGGGCTCCACCACGGTGGTGGTGCGGGTGGCGGACCGCAACGACAACGAGCCGCGCTTCATGCAGGACGTGTTCACTTTCTACGTGAAGGAGAACCTGCAGCCCAACAGCCCGGTGGGCATGGTGACCGTGATGGACTTCGACAAGGGCCGCAACGCCGAGCTCAGCCTCTCCATCCAGCCGGGCGAGCACGACCAGGCAGCCGGCATCTTCTCCATCGAGAACGACACCGGCACCATTTACTCCACCGTCTCCTTCGACCGGGAGCAGCAGACCAGCTACACTTTCAAGGTGAAGGCGGTGGACGGAGGCgagccgccgcgctccgccaCCGCCACCGTCTCCCTCTTCGTGATGGAcgagaacgacaacgcgcccACCGTCACCTTCCCCAGCAACAGCTCCTACACCGTGCTGCCGCCCTCCAGCAACCTGCGCACCGTGGTGGCCACCGTGGTGGCCACCGACGCCGACACCGGCCTCAACGCCGACCTCAACTACAGCATCGTCGGGGGCAACCCCTTCAAGCTCTTCGAGATCGACCCGGCCAGCGGCGTGGTGTCGCTGGTGGGCAAGCTGGCCCCCAAGCACTACGGCCTGCACCGCCTGGTGGTGCAGGTCAACGACAGCGGGCAGCCGCCGCAGTCCACCACCGCCCTGCTCCACGTCTTCGTCAACGAGAGCCTCTCCAACGCCACCGTGGTGGAGAGCCAGGTGGCCCGCAGCCTCCACACGCCCCTGGCCCAGGACATCGCCGGGGACCCCAGCTACGAGCTGAGCAAGCAGCGGCTCAGCATCGTCATCGGCGTGGTGGCCGGCATCATGACCGTCATCCTCCTCATCCTGGTGGTGGTCATGGCCCGCTACTGCCGCTCCAAGGGCAAACACGGCTACGAGGCCGGCAAGAAGGACCACGAGGACTTCTTCACCCCGCAGCCGCACGACAAGGCCAAGAAGCCcaagaaggacaagaagggcaagaagggcaAGCAGCCCCTCTACAGCAGCATCGTCACCGTGGAGGCCTCCAAGCCCAACGGGCAGCGCTACGACAGCGTCAACGAGAAGCTCTCGGACAGCCCCAGCATGGGGCGGTACCGCTCGGTCAAcggcggcccgggcagccccgacCTGGCGCGGCACTACAAGTCCAGCTCGCCGCTGCCCACCGTCCAGCTGCACCCGCAGTCCCCCACCGCCGGGAAAAAGCACCAGGCCGTGCAGGAACTGCCCCCGGCCAACACCTTCGTGGGCGCCGGCGACAACATCTCCATCGGCTCGGACCACTGCTCCGAGTACAGCTGTcaggccagcagcaagtacagCAAGCAG
- the PCDH7 gene encoding protocadherin-7 isoform X3, with amino-acid sequence MRKMRTLLGFVHCCCCCCFLLLLPPPLWVSLAAAKQLLRYRLAEEGPADIRIGNVASDLGIVTGSGEVTFSLESGSDYLKIDNMTGELSTTERRIDREKLPQCQMIFDENECFLDFEVSVIGPSQSWVDLFEGRVIILDINDNTPTFPSPVLTLTVEENRPVGTLYLLPTATDRDFGRNGIERYELLQEPGGDGARRGGGGGGGGGGGGAASAAAESALYPGGSKRRQEADGAARSSVFELQVADTLDGEKQPQLIVKGALDREQRDSYELSLRVRDGGDPARSSQAILRVLITDVNDNSPRFEKSVYEADLAENSSPGTPILQLRAADLDVGVNGQIEYVFGAATESVRRLLRLDETSGWLSVLHRIDREEVNQLRFTVMARDRGQPPKTDKATVVLNIRDENDNVPTIDIRKIGRIPLRDGVASVAEDVLVDTPIALVQVSDRDQGENGVVTCTVVGDVPFQLKPASEGEGEPQNKRKYFLHTSAPLDYEAVRDYNVVIVAVDSGSPSLSSNNSLLVRVGDTNDNPPVFSQAVLEVSFPENNLPGERVATVVATDADSGKNAEITYSLEPLPLSSEAPGGIFSIDPDSGDVSVQAVLDREQRDTYEFQVTARDKGVPSLQGSTTVVVRVADRNDNEPRFMQDVFTFYVKENLQPNSPVGMVTVMDFDKGRNAELSLSIQPGEHDQAAGIFSIENDTGTIYSTVSFDREQQTSYTFKVKAVDGGEPPRSATATVSLFVMDENDNAPTVTFPSNSSYTVLPPSSNLRTVVATVVATDADTGLNADLNYSIVGGNPFKLFEIDPASGVVSLVGKLAPKHYGLHRLVVQVNDSGQPPQSTTALLHVFVNESLSNATVVESQVARSLHTPLAQDIAGDPSYELSKQRLSIVIGVVAGIMTVILLILVVVMARYCRSKGKHGYEAGKKDHEDFFTPQPHDKAKKPKKDKKGKKGKQPLYSSIVTVEASKPNGQRYDSVNEKLSDSPSMGRYRSVNGGPGSPDLARHYKSSSPLPTVQLHPQSPTAGKKHQAVQELPPANTFVGAGDNISIGSDHCSEYSCQASSKYSKQVDTVQTTQHPGHIEESYKMNVCARK; translated from the coding sequence ATGAGGAAGATGCGGACTCTCCTTGGCTTtgtgcattgctgctgctgctgctgcttcttgctcctcctgcctccgccGCTCTGGGTCAGCCTGGCGGCGGCCAAGCAGCTCCTGAGGTACCGGCTGGCCGAGGAGGGACCCGCCGACATCCGCATCGGCAACGTGGCTTCCGACCTGGGTATCGTGACGGGCTCCGGCGAGGTGACATTCAGCCTGGAATCGGGCTCCGACTACCTCAAGATCGATAACATGACCGGGGAGCTGAGCACCACGGAGCGGCGCATCGACCGCGAGAAGCTGCCGCAGTGCCAGATGATCTTCGACGAGAACGAGTGTTTCCTGGACTTCGAGGTGTCGGTCATCGGCCCCTCGCAGAGCTGGGTGGACCTCTTCGAGGGCCGGGTCATCATCCTGGACATCAACGACAACACCCCCACCTTCCCTTCCCCCGTCCTCACGCTCACCGTGGAGGAGAACCGGCCCGTGGGGACCCTCTACCTGCTTCCCACCGCCACCGACAGGGACTTCGGCCGCAACGGCATCGAGCGCTACGAGCTGCTGCAGGAGCCCGGCGGGgacggcgcccggcgcggcggcggcggcggcggcggcggcggcggggggggggcggcttcCGCGGCCGCCGAGAGCGCCCTCTACCCCGGCGGCAGCAAGCGGCGGCAGGAGGCGGACGGGGCGGCCCGGAGCAGCGTGTTCGAGCTGCAGGTGGCCGACACCCTCGACGGGGAGAAGCAGCCGCAGCTGATCGTCAAGGGGGCCCTGGACCGGGAGCAGCGGGACTCCTACGAGCTGAGCCTCCGCGTGAGGGACGGCGGCGACCCGGCCCGCTCCTCGCAGGCTATCCTGCGGGTGCTGATCACCGACGTGAACGACAACAGCCCCCGCTTCGAGAAGAGCGTCTACGAGGCAGACCTGGCGGAGAACAGcagccccgggacccccatcctgcagctgcgAGCTGCCGACCTGGACGTGGGGGTGAACGGGCAGATCGAGTACGTCTTCGGGGCGGCCACCGAGTCCGTGCGGCGCCTGCTGCGGCTGGACGAGACCTCGGGCTGGCTCAGCGTCCTGCACCGCATCGACCGCGAGGAGGTGAACCAGCTTCGCTTCACCGTCATGGCCCGGGACCGCGGCCAGCCCCCCAAGACAGACAAGGCCACGGTGGTGCTGAACATCCGCGACGAGAACGACAACGTGCCCACCATCGACATCCGGAAAATCGGGCGCATCCCGCTGCGGGACGGCGTGGCCAGCGTGGCCGAGGACGTGCTGGTGGACACTCCTATCGCACTGGTGCAGGTGTCGGACCGGGACCAGGGCGAGAACGGCGTGGTGACCTGCACCGTGGTGGGGGACGTGCCCTTCCAGCTCAAGCCGGCCAGCGAGGGCGAGGGGGAGCCGCAGAACAAGCGCAAGTACTTCCTGCACACCTCGGCCCCGCTGGACTACGAGGCTGTCCGCGACTACAACGTGGTGATCGTGGCCGTGGACTcgggcagccccagcctgtcCAGCAACAACTCCTTGCTGGTGCGGGTCGGGGACACTAATGACAACCCTCCCGTGTTCAGCCAGGCCGTGCTGGAGGTCTCCTTCCCGGAGAACAACTTGCCCGGCGAGAGAGTGGCCACGGTGGTCGCCACGGACGCGGACAGCGGCAAGAACGCCGAGATCACCTACTCCCTGGAGCCTTTGCCCCTCTCCTCGGAGGCGCCGGGCGGCATCTTCAGCATCGACCCGGACTCGGGCGACGTGTCGGTGCAGGCGGTGCTGGACCGCGAGCAGCGCGACACCTACGAGTTCCAGGTGACGGCGCGGGACAAGGGGGTGCCGTCGCTGCAGGGCTCCACCACGGTGGTGGTGCGGGTGGCGGACCGCAACGACAACGAGCCGCGCTTCATGCAGGACGTGTTCACTTTCTACGTGAAGGAGAACCTGCAGCCCAACAGCCCGGTGGGCATGGTGACCGTGATGGACTTCGACAAGGGCCGCAACGCCGAGCTCAGCCTCTCCATCCAGCCGGGCGAGCACGACCAGGCAGCCGGCATCTTCTCCATCGAGAACGACACCGGCACCATTTACTCCACCGTCTCCTTCGACCGGGAGCAGCAGACCAGCTACACTTTCAAGGTGAAGGCGGTGGACGGAGGCgagccgccgcgctccgccaCCGCCACCGTCTCCCTCTTCGTGATGGAcgagaacgacaacgcgcccACCGTCACCTTCCCCAGCAACAGCTCCTACACCGTGCTGCCGCCCTCCAGCAACCTGCGCACCGTGGTGGCCACCGTGGTGGCCACCGACGCCGACACCGGCCTCAACGCCGACCTCAACTACAGCATCGTCGGGGGCAACCCCTTCAAGCTCTTCGAGATCGACCCGGCCAGCGGCGTGGTGTCGCTGGTGGGCAAGCTGGCCCCCAAGCACTACGGCCTGCACCGCCTGGTGGTGCAGGTCAACGACAGCGGGCAGCCGCCGCAGTCCACCACCGCCCTGCTCCACGTCTTCGTCAACGAGAGCCTCTCCAACGCCACCGTGGTGGAGAGCCAGGTGGCCCGCAGCCTCCACACGCCCCTGGCCCAGGACATCGCCGGGGACCCCAGCTACGAGCTGAGCAAGCAGCGGCTCAGCATCGTCATCGGCGTGGTGGCCGGCATCATGACCGTCATCCTCCTCATCCTGGTGGTGGTCATGGCCCGCTACTGCCGCTCCAAGGGCAAACACGGCTACGAGGCCGGCAAGAAGGACCACGAGGACTTCTTCACCCCGCAGCCGCACGACAAGGCCAAGAAGCCcaagaaggacaagaagggcaagaagggcaAGCAGCCCCTCTACAGCAGCATCGTCACCGTGGAGGCCTCCAAGCCCAACGGGCAGCGCTACGACAGCGTCAACGAGAAGCTCTCGGACAGCCCCAGCATGGGGCGGTACCGCTCGGTCAAcggcggcccgggcagccccgacCTGGCGCGGCACTACAAGTCCAGCTCGCCGCTGCCCACCGTCCAGCTGCACCCGCAGTCCCCCACCGCCGGGAAAAAGCACCAGGCCGTGCAGGAACTGCCCCCGGCCAACACCTTCGTGGGCGCCGGCGACAACATCTCCATCGGCTCGGACCACTGCTCCGAGTACAGCTGTcaggccagcagcaagtacagCAAGCAG